The Fusarium oxysporum Fo47 chromosome II, complete sequence genome includes a region encoding these proteins:
- a CDS encoding major facilitator superfamily domain-containing protein: MTENREPDANAVMTRDMGSTNTIVVDSGDNEKTHEFNEQTNYVPKRAIITIFLACASVDLLALMDQTMLATSLYIIGNALGSTAQVSWIASGYFITSTVGQLMYGRLSDIWSRKIILLLGLAIFFVGSLASSLAQSVLQLTIFRAFTGIGGGGLMTVAQLIVSDVVPLRERGKYQGILGAVVALANGIGPVIGGALASSSEDSWRWIFRMQLPITLLTTLCVLFFMPLKKVEGDWRLKLKAVDFLGIFLALAGMTVVILGLTWGGKEYSWNSAQVIATLVVGTAASVAFMLWQWKGPRYPLIPLHIFKSKIVNGACLTMAINGWNFVMQVYYIPSFYQLVYGYSATKSGVMLLPITLLQTASSTFSGLIVHWIGRYRLGLMSTLDENTGVGKQIGYSVLIGVGVGNTLQPALIATQAGVERRDMAVVTSFRNFVRNLGATLGLAVCGTVLNNVIAGSLSSLNLDRHDSKTLLGNPQTFLDTVSPSEAEKIRSVLIPAYRQGFRIIFLIGAGVASLAFVLAFFLMPQVDLTRPDDSRLKEEGRKAYDKRGKSAV; this comes from the exons ATGACAGAAAATCGGGAACCCGACGCCAACGCGGTCATGACCCGTGATATGGGCTCAACAAACACTATTGTCGTTGATTCAGGCGACAATGAAAAGACCCATGAGTTCAATGAGCAGACAAATTATGTGCCAAAGCGAGCCATCATCACA ATATTTCTCGCATGTGCAAGTGTAGATTTGCTGGCGTTGATGGACCAGACTATGCTGGCCACCAGTTTATACATCATCGGAAATGCTTTGGGGTCAACAGCCCAGGTTTCGTGGATAGCAAGCGGATATTTCAT AACTTCAACAGTTGGACAGCTCATGTATGGAAGGTTATCCGATATCTGGTCTCGCAAGATCATTCTGCTATTGGGCCTTGCAATATTCTTTGTCGGATCACTGGCCTCATCCTTAGCGCAGTCTGTCTTGCAACTCACAATCTTCCGGGCCTTTACAGGTATTGGAGGTGGAGGGCTTATGACCGTTGCGCAGCTCATAGTGAGCGATGTAGTCCCTCTACGAGAGAGGGGGAAGTACCAAGGAATATTG GGTGCCGTCGTTGCTCTCGCAAATGGCATAGGTCCCGTCATCGGAGGTGCCCTCGCGTCGAGTTCTGAGGACTCATGGCGATGGATCTTCAGGATGCAACTACCAATAACTCTGTTGACAACCCTTTGTGTACTATTCTTCATGCCATTAAAGAAAGTCGAAGGAGATTGGAGACT AAAGCTTAAGGCAGTCGACTTTTTGGGCATATTTCTCGCCTTGGCTGGAATGACAGTCGTTATTCTGGGATTAACTTGGGGAGGAAAAGAGTACTCCTGGAACTCCGCTCAGGTTATCGCAACATTGGTAGTGGGCACAGCTGCATCAGTTGCTTTCATGCTATGGCAGTGGAAAGGCCCTCGATATCCATTGATACCGT TGCACATCTTCAAGTCGAAGATCGTCAACGGCGCATGCCTGACCATGGCTATCAACGGTTGGAACTTCGTCATGCAAGTCTACTATATCCCCTCCTTTTACCAACTCGTCTACGGCTACTCCGCCACCAAATCCGGAGTAATGCTTCTCCCCATCACACTACTACAAACAGCCAGTAGCACTTTCTCCGGACTCATCGTACACTGGATCGGTCGGTACC GTCTTGGCTTAATGTCAACTCTTGATGAGAATACGGGCGTTGGGAAACAAATCGGTTATTCGGTACTAATTGGAGTGGGTGTTGGCAATACGCTGCAGCC TGCGCTCATTGCTACGCAAGCTGGTGTCGAGAGGCGTGATATGGCTGTTGTCACATCATTCCGCAA TTTTGTGAGAAACTTGGGGGCAACATTAGGACTTGCAGTCTGCGGGACAGTTCT GAACAACGTCATAGCAGGCTCTCTATCCTCCCTTAATCTAGATAGACACGACTCAAAGACATTGCTCGGCAATCCTCAAACATTCCTAGACACAGTCTCACCAAGCGAAGCTGAGAAGATCCGCTCAGTTCTCATCCCAGCATACAGACAAGGATTTCGCATAATATTCCTTATAGGCGCAGGTGTCGCAAGCCTGGCATTCGTGCTAGCGTTTTTCTTGATGCCGCAGGTTGATCTTACTCGACCGGACGACTCCCGGCTTAAGGAGGAAGGTCGCAAGGCTTATGATAAGAGAGGAAAAAGCGCGGTGTAG
- a CDS encoding tryptophan synthase beta subunit-like PLP-dependent enzyme produces the protein MTSPNPLNVYKGQESIQKYFDPESAPPLPLVEIPDSLNPYRQDGVRIYAKMMTMHPANNVKAMPALNLLQNCVVPGKTKAVVEYSSGSTVLSMSLISRAIHGVDDVRAFLSNKTSSTKLKLMQFFGIDITLFGGPSQPEPLDERGGIRAAQRLAQESDATIINPNQYENDLNWNAHVKWTGPQIYKQLPEINVICAGMGTSGTMTGLGTYFKDAKPTVYRLGVCTAPGDRVPGPRSFALMAPVQFPWKRAVDHIEEVDSHNSFSMSLDLCRNGIVCGPSSGFNLKGLYQLIEKRKAEGTLSDLAGPDGTVNCVFLCCDLPYQYINEYFDKLGESYFPSIKNGDLLEVDLYRYDEKWERSASEALGAFFDVDRGALLDMVLADPKTGSVNTVDLQSILRSKQDTTIIDLRQPDDFSMFHLPGAVNMPFVQDGTPSPFSDAKLLESLWKNLDGAFKAPGAEVQSLLSGRRILLTCYDGDSARVATSVLRAKGYEADSIRGGFQALNKMRQSSNQTPMAGSRESSPWVDLSQEALSVGASQSARVSL, from the exons ATGACCAGCCCCAACCCCCTCAACGTGTACAAAGGACAAGAATCCATCCAGAAGTACTTCGATCCAGAATCAGCACCGCCGCTACCGCTTGTCGAGATTCCCGACTCGCTTAATCCCTATCGTCAAGATGGAGTACGTATTTATGCCAAGATGATGACTATGCATCCTGCGAACAACGTCAAAGCGATGCCAG CCTTGAATCTTCTTCAAAATTGTGTCGTTCCTGGCAAGACAAAGGCTGTTGTCGAGTACAGCTCTGGATCAACTGTCCTGTCCATGTCATTGATTTCACGAGCGATTCATGGAGTCGATGATGTTCGAGCGTTCTTGAGTAACAAGACGAGCTCAACAAAGCTTAAACTCATGCAGTTCTTTGGCATTGACAT CACGCTGTTCGGCGGTCCGTCCCAGCCAGAGCCTCTCGACGAGCGAGGTGGCATCAGAGCTGCTCAAAGGCTCGCGCAAGAATCAGATGCGaccatcatcaacccaaATCAATATGAGAACGATCTT AACTGGAATGCCCACGTCAAGTGGACTGGTCCACAAATCTACAAGCAGTTACCAGAGATAAACGTCATCTGTGCTGGCATGGGGACCTCAG GAACTATGACTGGACTTGGCACATACTTCAAAGATGCAAAGCCTACAGTATACCGACTTGG TGTTTGCACAGCGCCCGGTGACCGAGTCCCCGGCCCCCGATCCTTCGCTCTCATGGCTCCCGTCCAGTTTCCCTGGAAACGGGCAGTCGATCATATCGAAGAAGTCGACTCTCACAACTCTTTCTCCATGTCGTTAGATCTCTGCCGAAACGGTATCGTCTGTGGACCTTCTTCAGGTTTCAACCTTAAGGGTTTGTACCAGCTTATAGAAAAGCGTAAGGCTGAAGGTACTCTGTCAGACCTGGCTGGACCAGACGGAACTGTCAACTGTGTCTTCCTATGCTGTGACCTGCCTTATCAGTACATCAACGAGTACTTTGACAAGCTTGGAGAGAGCTACTTCCCCTCCATCAAGAACGGG GACCTCTTGGAAGTCGACTTGTATCGGTATGATGAAAAATGGGAGAGATCAGCATCCGAGGCCCTCGGTGCATTCTTTGACGTTGACAGAGGAGCACTTCTCGACATGGTCCTTGCCGACCCCAAGACAGGATCTGTCAATACCGTCGACTTACAGAGCATTCTGAGATCCAAACAGGACACTACTATAATCGATCTACGCCAACCTGACGACTTCAGCATGTTCCATCTACCAGGCGCTGTCAATATGCCTTTTGTCCAAGACGGCACCCCAAGCCCATTCTCTGATGCAAAGCTATTGGAATCACTATGGAAGAATCTTGATGGGGCTTTTAAGGCTCCAGGAGCAGAAGTCCAGTCTCTTCTCAGCGGAAGACGAATTCTTCTCACATGTTACGATGGCGACAGCGCTCGAGTTGCAACCAGTGTCTTGAGGGCCAAGGGATATGAGGCGGATAGTATCAGAGGTGGGTTTCAGGCATTGAACAAGATGAGACAGAGCTCAAACCAAACCCCTATGGCTGGATCTCGAGAATCATCGCCTTGGGTGGATTTGAGTCAGGAGGCACTGAGTGTTGGCGCGTCACAGTCTGCTCGCGTTTCTCTATAG
- a CDS encoding Sodium/hydrogen exchanger family-domain-containing protein, with protein sequence MALPGGGLSTSFRSLKANLGLSSIVASTGIVLPIGLSFAVMPMLNATPLQSFAAGAALCSTSLGTTFTILGTSGLSATRLGVVLTSAAMMDDVIGLIMVQVISNLGGDAFDAITVVRPVVVSLGFAIIIPVLGRFIVLPLTVRLNAFRKANPTSRISKIFGMSQTAFVIHTAYLLGIVIGATFAGTSSLLAAYIAGATISWWDSDVPHLEARETDTNATEATGESVITEELATQEPAPESRVLTKVMEGGSGAEIFHHYYEPALQHILKPFFFASIGFSVPITKLFTGPIVWRGVIYTILMIFAKLACGLWLMSFENPFRALVQLSHKLSPKLKKSSKGLVPGAQCADNSSPRDGASAAQEGEGRDAVPLEPVADTDTSQASPQMRNSTPKPKKALSLYPACIVGIGMVARGEIGYLISALAESKGIFGATADGQSSEIFLIVTWAITLCTIIGPISVGLIVSRVRKLENESRKAKGEGRKNVLGAWGVS encoded by the exons ATGGCTCTCCCgggag GCGGGTTGTCAACATCTTTTAGATCTCTCAAGGCTAATCTTGGTCTTTCATCCATCGTGGCTTCAACTGGAATTGTTCTCCCAATCGGCCTCTCTTTTGCAGTTATGCCTATGCTTAACGCAACTCCATTGCAATCctttgctgctggtgctgcttTGTGCTCTACAAGTCTCGGTACAACGTTTACTATCCTCGGCACAAGCGGTCTTTCTGCAACACGTCTCGGCGTTGTTTTGACAAGTGCtgccatgatggatgatgtCATAGGCCTAATCATGGTCCAGGTTATCTCAAACCTCGGTGGCGATGCCTTTGATGCCATCACAGTCGTCAGACCTGTCGTTGTCTCTCTTGGTTTTGCAATTATCATTCCTGTTCTTGGCAGATTCATCGTTCTACCTCTTACTGTTCGACTCAATGCTTTCCGAAAGGCCAATCCGACTTCTAGAATTTCAAAGATTTTCGGTATGAGTCAGACTGCTTTTGTTATTCATACCGCATATCTCCTAGGTATAGTCATTGGTGCGACTTTTGCAGGCACTTCAAGCCTCTTGGCTGCTTATATAGCGGGTGCGACTATCAGTTGGTGGGATTCCGATGTTCCTCATCTCGAAGCCCGAGAGACCGATACCAATGCGACTGAAGCCACGGGAGAAAGTGTGATTACTGAAGAGTTGGCAACCCAAGAGCCGGCTCCAGAGAGCAGGGTTCTCACAAAGGTCATGGAAGGTGGTTCAGGTGCCGAGATCTTTCACCATTACTATGAACCTGCCCTTCAACACATTCTCAAGCCTTTTTTCTTT GCCTCTATTGGATTTTCCGTGCCCATCACAAAGCTATTCACAGGCCCCATCGTATGGCGCGGCGTGATCTACACCATCCTTATGATATTTGCCAAGCTTGCTTGTGGTCTTTGGCTTATGTCATTCGAAAACCCTTTCCGGGCTCTTGTGCAGCTTTCTCATAAACTTTCGCCCAAGCTCAAAAAGTCTTCTAAAGGATTGGTGCCTGGTGCTCAATGCGCAGACAACTCATCACCTCGCGATGGGGCTAGTGCAGCGCAGGAAGGAGAAGGACGTGATGCTGTCCCTCTGGAACCCGTCGCTGACACAGATACATCTCAGGCGTCTCCACAAATGCGTAACTCGACACCGAAGCCCAAGAAAGCCTTGTCTCTGTATCCAGCGTGTATTGTTGGCATCGGCATGGTAGCGCGAGGTGAGATCGGATATCTGATCTCGGCACTGGCTGAAAGCAAGGGTATCTTTGGTGCAACGGCGGATGGCCAGTCCTCTGAGATCTTTCTGATTGTCACCTGGGCTATTACACTCTGTACGATCATTGGGCCGATCTCTGTGGGATTGATCGTGAGCAGGGTTAGAAAATTGGAGAATGAGAGTCGCAAGGCAAAGGGGGAGGGAAGGAAGAATGTTCTTGGGGCCTGGGGAGTGAGCTAG